One part of the Ralstonia pickettii genome encodes these proteins:
- a CDS encoding class IV adenylate cyclase: MARNVEIKARVRDVAALIERAAAIADSGPERIEQDDTFFACANGRLKLRQFSPERGELIHYFRANSAGPRVSSYHIVPTNAPDALRDTLAAAIGAAGRVMKVRQLYLAGQTRIHVDAVKDLGDFVELEVVLREDQSEDDGVAIAHALMQSLGIAESDLLDVAYVDLLAAQQH, encoded by the coding sequence ATGGCGCGCAACGTCGAGATCAAGGCGCGTGTGCGCGATGTGGCTGCGCTGATTGAACGCGCGGCCGCCATCGCGGATTCCGGCCCCGAGCGCATCGAGCAGGACGACACGTTCTTTGCCTGTGCGAATGGGCGCCTGAAGCTGCGGCAGTTCTCGCCCGAGCGCGGGGAGCTGATCCACTACTTCCGTGCCAACAGCGCCGGCCCGCGGGTGTCCAGCTACCACATCGTTCCGACCAACGCGCCCGATGCCCTGCGCGACACGCTGGCCGCCGCCATCGGCGCCGCCGGCCGGGTCATGAAGGTGCGCCAGCTGTATCTCGCCGGTCAGACGCGCATTCATGTCGATGCGGTGAAAGACCTCGGCGATTTCGTTGAACTTGAAGTCGTGCTGCGCGAAGACCAATCCGAAGACGATGGCGTGGCCATCGCGCACGCCCTGATGCAATCCCTCGGCATTGCCGAATCCGACCTGCTTGACGTCGCTTACGTCGATTTGCTGGCCGCACAACAACATTGA
- a CDS encoding alpha/beta fold hydrolase has product MLPRSILAALTVALSIASTAAYAAPAETGPVYGPRLEGFEYPAPVKLFKFESQGNALEMAYLDVAPRQPNGQVAVLLHGKNFCAATWEGMIAALTGAGYRVIAPDQIGFCKSSKPSAYQFTFQQLASNTHALLASLGIEQAILIGHSTGGMLATRYALMYPNAVSRLVMINPIGLEDWKAKGVPSMTVDQWFAREKQTTAERIRAYEQSTYYAGQWRTQYEPWVQMLAGMYRGPGRDLVAWNSALLYDMIYTQPVVYEFGQLRPSTLLLIGQKDTTAIGKDTAPPEARAQLGHYPELGRAAAKAIPRATLVEFPDAGHAPQIQDPDALHNALLDWLAAPEPSRTRRPD; this is encoded by the coding sequence ATGTTGCCTCGTTCGATTCTTGCTGCGTTGACGGTTGCGTTGTCGATTGCTTCCACCGCCGCGTACGCCGCTCCGGCAGAGACCGGCCCCGTGTATGGCCCGCGCCTGGAGGGCTTCGAATACCCCGCTCCGGTCAAGCTTTTCAAGTTCGAGTCGCAGGGCAATGCACTGGAGATGGCGTACCTTGACGTCGCACCCAGGCAGCCGAACGGCCAGGTGGCGGTGCTGCTGCACGGCAAGAACTTCTGCGCGGCCACCTGGGAAGGCATGATCGCCGCGCTGACGGGTGCCGGCTACCGCGTGATCGCCCCGGATCAGATCGGCTTTTGCAAATCCAGCAAGCCGAGCGCATATCAGTTCACGTTCCAGCAACTGGCGAGCAATACGCATGCGCTGCTGGCGTCGCTCGGGATCGAGCAGGCCATCCTGATCGGCCACTCGACGGGCGGCATGCTGGCGACGCGCTACGCGCTGATGTATCCGAACGCGGTGTCGCGGCTGGTGATGATCAACCCGATCGGCCTGGAAGACTGGAAGGCCAAGGGCGTACCGTCCATGACGGTCGACCAGTGGTTCGCGCGTGAGAAGCAAACCACCGCCGAGCGCATCCGCGCCTATGAGCAGTCGACGTACTACGCCGGGCAATGGCGTACGCAATACGAGCCGTGGGTCCAGATGCTGGCCGGCATGTACCGCGGCCCGGGGCGCGATCTGGTGGCGTGGAATTCCGCACTGCTGTACGACATGATCTACACGCAGCCCGTCGTCTATGAGTTCGGCCAGTTGCGCCCGTCGACGCTGCTGCTCATCGGCCAGAAAGACACCACCGCCATCGGCAAGGACACCGCCCCGCCGGAAGCGCGGGCACAGCTGGGGCATTACCCCGAACTTGGCCGTGCAGCCGCCAAGGCTATCCCGCGCGCGACGTTGGTGGAATTCCCGGATGCGGGCCATGCGCCACAAATCCAGGATCCTGACGCGCTGCACAATGCGCTGCTCGACTGGCTCGCTGCGCCGGAGCCCTCGCGCACCCGTCGCCCGGACTGA
- a CDS encoding DMT family transporter, whose protein sequence is MTSIASSADASAHHEPQWAAALFILLGASVWGISWYPYRLLAGWGLGSMLASSMTGAAAAVLAAIVLRRHFPTFQWSWLIPALGLAAGITNAGFVWGTVHGTVMRVLLLFYLTPVWTALLARLWLHERLGWRGGVLLALALSGAVMMLWSGQAGTPWPGSAAEGAGLIAGLAFACNNVLSRLAGQRHPTMRPEMRTVVVFTGCTLVGFPAALMLDGVRTVPAAFSQSNTWLLLAGMACVLVGGNAMVQRGLQRLPANRAALLMLFEIVVAAASSALLTAERLSPQEMAGGACIILAGALSGLSRRK, encoded by the coding sequence ATGACATCGATAGCCTCCTCGGCGGACGCTTCCGCTCACCACGAGCCGCAATGGGCGGCTGCACTGTTTATCCTCCTGGGCGCCTCGGTCTGGGGCATTTCCTGGTATCCGTACCGCCTGCTGGCCGGCTGGGGGCTCGGCAGCATGCTGGCTTCGTCGATGACGGGCGCAGCCGCAGCAGTGCTGGCCGCCATAGTGCTGCGTCGTCACTTTCCGACGTTTCAATGGTCGTGGCTGATTCCCGCGCTCGGGCTCGCGGCGGGCATCACCAACGCCGGTTTCGTCTGGGGCACGGTGCACGGCACGGTCATGCGGGTGCTGCTCTTGTTCTATCTGACGCCCGTCTGGACGGCGCTGCTGGCGCGCCTGTGGCTGCACGAGCGGCTGGGCTGGCGTGGCGGTGTGCTGCTCGCGCTGGCGCTGTCGGGCGCGGTGATGATGCTGTGGTCGGGCCAGGCCGGCACGCCCTGGCCGGGTTCAGCGGCGGAAGGGGCGGGGCTGATTGCTGGGCTCGCTTTTGCGTGCAACAACGTGCTGTCCCGCCTGGCGGGGCAGCGTCATCCGACCATGCGCCCGGAGATGCGGACCGTGGTCGTCTTTACCGGCTGCACGCTGGTGGGGTTTCCGGCTGCGCTGATGCTGGATGGCGTGCGCACGGTGCCGGCGGCTTTCTCGCAGAGCAATACGTGGCTGCTGCTGGCGGGCATGGCCTGCGTGCTGGTCGGCGGCAATGCGATGGTGCAGCGCGGCCTGCAACGCTTGCCGGCCAATCGTGCGGCGCTGCTGATGCTGTTCGAAATCGTGGTGGCGGCCGCGTCATCGGCGCTGCTGACGGCGGAACGCCTGTCCCCCCAGGAGATGGCGGGCGGCGCCTGCATCATCCTGGCAGGCGCGCTGTCGGGGCTGTCCCGGCGCAAGTAG
- a CDS encoding arsenate reductase, which yields MTTLHGIPNCDTVKKARTWLESNGVAYTFHDFKKQGVSADMLAGWLKHVPLATLLNRKGTTWRALSDADKAGAEDEAGAIALMQANPSLIKRPVLVHGKSVNVGFSSDQYAALF from the coding sequence ATGACGACCCTGCATGGCATCCCCAATTGCGACACCGTGAAGAAGGCCCGCACGTGGCTCGAATCGAACGGCGTTGCCTACACTTTTCACGATTTCAAGAAGCAAGGCGTGAGCGCCGACATGCTGGCCGGCTGGCTCAAACATGTGCCGCTCGCCACGCTGCTCAACCGCAAGGGCACCACGTGGCGCGCCCTGTCTGACGCCGACAAGGCCGGCGCTGAAGACGAGGCTGGCGCCATCGCGCTGATGCAGGCCAACCCGTCGTTGATCAAGCGGCCGGTGCTGGTGCACGGCAAGAGCGTCAACGTCGGTTTTTCGTCGGACCAGTACGCCGCCCTCTTCTAA
- the dapC gene encoding succinyldiaminopimelate transaminase, translating to MNPRLSALQPYPFEKLKALVKDVTPSAAHTPISFGIGEPKHPTPALVKDALAAALGGLANYPTTLGSDALRQCIAAWLERRYGLPKVDPATEVIPVNGSREALFSFAQTVIDGSKPGARVLCPNPFYQIYEGSALLAGATPLFANSDPARNYAPDFAAITPEEWRNVQLVFVCSPGNPTGAVLTLEDWKQLFALSDEYGFIIASDECYSEIYFDEANPPLGALQAAHQLGRGFDRLVMFSSLSKRSNVPGMRSGFVAGDAKLLKAYLLYRTYHGSAMSPSVQSASIAAWNDETHVRDNRAQYVKKFQQVTPMLAEVLDVALPDAAFYLWANVKRTGMSDTEFACQLLAAKNVAVLPGSYLAREAHGTNPGQDYVRIALVASVDECLEGARRIVEFCQQR from the coding sequence GTGAATCCGCGCCTGTCCGCCCTCCAGCCGTATCCGTTCGAGAAACTGAAAGCGCTTGTGAAGGACGTCACGCCCAGCGCCGCCCATACGCCGATCAGCTTTGGCATCGGCGAGCCCAAGCACCCGACGCCGGCCCTGGTGAAAGACGCGCTGGCGGCGGCGCTTGGCGGGCTGGCGAATTATCCCACGACGCTTGGCTCCGATGCACTGCGGCAGTGCATCGCCGCATGGCTGGAGCGCCGCTACGGCTTGCCGAAGGTCGACCCGGCCACTGAAGTCATCCCCGTCAACGGCTCGCGCGAGGCGCTGTTCTCGTTCGCCCAGACCGTGATCGACGGCAGCAAGCCCGGCGCCCGCGTGCTGTGCCCGAACCCGTTCTACCAGATCTACGAAGGCTCGGCGCTGCTGGCCGGTGCCACGCCCCTGTTCGCCAACAGCGACCCGGCGCGCAACTACGCACCCGATTTCGCTGCGATCACGCCCGAAGAATGGCGCAACGTCCAGCTCGTCTTCGTATGCAGCCCCGGCAACCCGACCGGCGCCGTGCTCACGCTCGAAGACTGGAAGCAGCTGTTCGCGCTGTCGGACGAATACGGCTTCATCATTGCGTCGGACGAGTGCTACTCCGAAATCTATTTCGACGAGGCCAACCCGCCGCTGGGCGCACTGCAGGCCGCGCACCAGCTAGGCCGCGGCTTTGACCGCTTGGTGATGTTCTCGAGCCTGTCCAAACGCTCCAACGTGCCGGGCATGCGCTCCGGTTTCGTGGCCGGCGACGCCAAGCTGCTCAAGGCGTACCTGCTGTATCGCACGTATCACGGCAGCGCGATGAGCCCGTCGGTGCAATCCGCTAGCATCGCTGCGTGGAACGACGAGACCCACGTGCGCGACAACCGCGCGCAGTACGTCAAGAAGTTCCAGCAGGTCACGCCGATGCTGGCCGAGGTGCTGGACGTGGCCCTGCCCGACGCAGCCTTCTACCTGTGGGCCAACGTCAAGCGCACAGGCATGTCGGACACTGAATTCGCATGCCAGCTGCTGGCCGCCAAGAACGTCGCCGTCCTGCCGGGCAGCTACCTCGCCCGCGAGGCGCACGGCACGAATCCGGGCCAGGACTACGTGCGCATCGCGCTGGTGGCCAGCGTGGACGAATGCCTGGAAGGTGCGCGCCGCATCGTCGAGTTCTGCCAGCAACGCTGA
- the dapD gene encoding 2,3,4,5-tetrahydropyridine-2,6-dicarboxylate N-succinyltransferase produces MTQQLQSLIDQAWEDRANLSPKSAPADVREAVANVIGQLDRGALRVAEKQDGEWIVNQWIKKAVLLSFRLEDNAPMAAGGFTQFYDKVPSKFANYTAEDFAAGGFRVVPPAVARRGSFIAKNAVLMPSYVNIGAYVDEGTMVDTWATVGSCAQIGKNVHLSGGVGIGGVLEPLQANPVIIEDNCFIGARSEVVEGVIVEENSVISMGVYLGQSTKIYDRETGEVSYGRIPAGSVVVAGNLPSKDGSHSLYCAVIVKKVDAKTRAKVGLNELLRGD; encoded by the coding sequence ATGACGCAACAACTGCAATCCCTGATCGACCAAGCGTGGGAAGACCGCGCCAACCTGTCGCCCAAGTCCGCTCCGGCCGATGTCCGTGAAGCCGTCGCCAACGTGATCGGCCAGCTCGATCGTGGCGCGCTGCGCGTGGCCGAGAAGCAGGACGGCGAGTGGATCGTCAATCAGTGGATCAAGAAAGCCGTGCTGCTGTCGTTCCGCCTGGAAGACAACGCGCCGATGGCTGCCGGCGGCTTCACGCAGTTCTACGATAAGGTGCCGAGCAAGTTCGCCAACTACACAGCCGAAGACTTCGCAGCGGGCGGCTTCCGCGTGGTGCCGCCGGCCGTGGCGCGCCGTGGCTCGTTCATCGCCAAGAACGCCGTGCTGATGCCGTCGTACGTGAACATCGGCGCCTATGTGGATGAAGGCACGATGGTCGACACGTGGGCCACCGTCGGTTCGTGCGCACAGATCGGCAAGAACGTCCACCTGTCGGGCGGCGTGGGCATCGGCGGCGTGCTGGAGCCGCTGCAGGCCAACCCGGTCATCATCGAAGACAACTGCTTCATCGGTGCCCGCTCCGAAGTGGTGGAAGGCGTGATCGTTGAAGAAAACTCGGTGATCTCGATGGGCGTGTACCTGGGCCAGTCGACCAAGATCTACGACCGCGAAACCGGTGAAGTCAGCTACGGCCGCATCCCGGCGGGCTCGGTGGTGGTGGCGGGCAACCTGCCGTCGAAGGACGGCTCGCACAGCCTGTACTGCGCCGTGATCGTCAAGAAGGTCGACGCGAAGACGCGCGCCAAGGTTGGCCTGAACGAGCTGCTGCGCGGCGATTAA
- the dapE gene encoding succinyl-diaminopimelate desuccinylase has protein sequence MQPTLALTEDLIRRRSVTPEDKGCQDVLIERLTAAGFECETVISGPDHFRVTNLWAIKRGRAGTDGKLLVFAGHTDVVPTGPVEQWHSDPFEPTHRDGKLYARGAADMKTSIAGFVVASEEFVAKHPDHAGSIGFLITSDEEGPAHDGTVKVCDLLRARGERLDYCVVGEPTSVSTLGDMVKNGRRGSLSGKLTVNGVQGHIAYPHLAKNPIHLAAPALAELAATKWDDGNAYFPPTTWQMSNIHGGTGATNIIPGHVTIDFNFRFSTASTPDGLKARVHSILDAHGLDYTLDWTLGGEPFLTERGELSDALASAIQAECGVTTELSTTGGTSDGRFIAKICPQVIEFGPPNASIHKIDEHVEVAFIEPLKNVYRRVLETLVA, from the coding sequence ATGCAGCCCACGCTTGCCCTCACTGAAGACCTGATCCGCCGCCGCTCCGTCACGCCCGAAGACAAGGGCTGCCAGGACGTGCTGATCGAACGCCTGACCGCCGCCGGGTTCGAATGCGAAACCGTGATCAGCGGCCCGGACCACTTTCGGGTGACCAACCTGTGGGCCATCAAGCGCGGCCGCGCCGGCACCGACGGCAAGCTGCTCGTGTTCGCTGGCCACACCGATGTGGTGCCCACCGGCCCCGTCGAGCAATGGCACTCCGATCCTTTCGAACCAACGCACCGCGACGGCAAGCTCTACGCGCGCGGCGCGGCAGACATGAAGACGTCGATTGCCGGCTTCGTGGTGGCCTCGGAAGAATTTGTTGCCAAGCACCCGGACCACGCCGGCTCGATCGGCTTTCTGATCACCAGCGACGAAGAAGGCCCCGCGCACGACGGCACCGTCAAGGTATGCGACCTGCTCCGCGCACGCGGCGAGCGCCTCGATTACTGCGTGGTCGGTGAGCCGACTTCGGTGTCGACCCTCGGCGATATGGTGAAGAACGGGCGGCGCGGTTCGCTGTCGGGCAAGCTCACGGTGAATGGTGTGCAGGGCCACATCGCGTATCCGCATCTGGCCAAGAACCCGATCCACCTGGCCGCGCCGGCGCTGGCTGAGCTGGCCGCCACGAAGTGGGACGACGGCAATGCATACTTCCCGCCGACCACGTGGCAGATGTCGAATATTCACGGCGGCACGGGCGCGACGAACATCATTCCCGGCCACGTCACGATCGACTTCAACTTCCGCTTCTCGACCGCCAGCACGCCAGACGGCCTCAAGGCGCGCGTGCACAGCATTCTGGATGCGCACGGCCTCGACTACACGCTCGACTGGACGCTGGGCGGCGAGCCCTTCCTGACCGAGCGCGGCGAGCTGTCCGATGCCCTCGCCTCCGCCATCCAGGCCGAATGCGGCGTGACCACCGAACTGTCGACCACGGGCGGCACGTCGGACGGCCGCTTCATCGCCAAGATCTGCCCGCAGGTGATCGAGTTCGGCCCGCCGAACGCGAGCATCCACAAGATCGACGAACACGTCGAAGTGGCGTTTATCGAGCCGCTGAAAAACGTGTATCGCCGCGTCTTGGAAACATTGGTCGCCTGA
- the smc gene encoding chromosome segregation protein SMC has protein sequence MRLSSIKLAGFKSFVDPTNFHVPGQLVGIVGPNGCGKSNIIDAVRWVLGESRAAELRGESMQDVIFNGSTQRKPAGRASVELVFDNAEGRAAGQWSQYAEVAVKRVLSRDGTSSYFINNQAVRRRDIQDIFLGTGLGPRAYAIIGQGMISRIIEAKPDDMRIFLEEAAGVSKYKERRRETENRLSDTRENLTRVEDILRELGTNLEKLEGQAEVAQRFQTLQAEGEEKQHLLWLLRKREAQAEQERHQRAIEQAQIDLEAQTAQLRHIEAELETMRVAHYASSDAMHAAQGALYEANSEVSRLEAEIRYVVESRNRIQQQIATLTAQQEQWHTQGEQAQEDLAAAEEELAMAEERAAQAAEDVARKADELPAMEAQWRDAQTALNDQRAAILQSEQALKLEAAHQRNADQALLQLEQRRERLTQESSGLDKPDDVQLETLRAELAEQEEVLAEAQAALEDAETQVPQLDEARRAAQDRVQSEAAAIASLEARLAALKQLQENVQTDGKVQPWLAKHELSELPRFWKKLQIEQGWEPALEAVLREKLGALEVSNLDWIKAFAADAPPAKLAFYAPPPAARPVEAPAGLRPLMSLVQVTEPGMRAVLQDWLADVYIADDMQAALAARQTLPEGGTFVVQAGHLIGRSSVQLYAPDSEQAGMLARAQEIENLHKQVRAQMLLADEAKSAAVRAEAAYSQASQNLTQVRARAEQATRRVHVLQMDVLKLSQAMDRYNARSGQIDSELDEIRAQIEEQRAIRAESEATFEQHDAALADMQARFEDSQQAFEALEVRLSDARNALRDQERGAQEAHFAERNLQNRIAELKRNIQVASDQAQQIVLTLENARAELETINEQTAHTGLQEALERRAEKEEKLGLARMELDALTAQLRTHDEQRLTAERAQQPLRDRITELQLKEQAARLNQEQFTEQLTAANVDEAALAERLTGDLKPSYLQGEVTRINNAINALGPVNMAALDELAAARERKGFLDAQSADLTDAITTLEDAIRKIDQETRALLQGTFDQVNYHFGELFPTLFGGGQAKLMMTGEEILDAGVQVMAQPPGKKNSTIHLLSGGEKALTAIALVFAMFQLNPAPFCLLDEVDAPLDDANTERYANMVKRMSDKTQFVFISHNKIAMEMAQQLIGVTMQEQGVSRIVAVDMDAALTMAEAA, from the coding sequence GTGCGCCTCTCTTCGATCAAGCTCGCAGGCTTCAAGTCTTTCGTCGATCCGACCAATTTTCATGTTCCGGGCCAGCTTGTCGGCATCGTCGGCCCGAACGGTTGCGGTAAATCCAACATCATCGACGCCGTGCGCTGGGTGCTCGGCGAATCACGCGCCGCGGAACTCCGTGGCGAATCGATGCAAGACGTCATCTTCAACGGCTCCACCCAGCGTAAGCCGGCCGGCCGGGCTAGCGTCGAACTCGTCTTCGACAACGCGGAAGGCCGCGCCGCCGGCCAGTGGAGCCAGTACGCCGAAGTGGCGGTCAAGCGCGTGCTGAGCCGCGATGGCACCTCGTCGTATTTCATCAACAACCAGGCGGTGCGCCGCCGCGACATCCAGGACATCTTCCTCGGCACGGGCCTGGGGCCGCGCGCCTACGCCATCATCGGGCAGGGGATGATCTCGCGCATCATCGAGGCCAAGCCCGATGACATGCGCATCTTCCTGGAAGAAGCCGCGGGCGTGTCGAAGTACAAGGAACGCCGCCGCGAAACCGAAAACCGCCTCTCCGACACGCGTGAAAACCTGACGCGCGTGGAAGACATCCTGCGCGAACTCGGCACCAATCTCGAAAAGCTCGAGGGCCAGGCGGAAGTTGCGCAGCGCTTCCAGACGCTGCAGGCAGAAGGCGAAGAGAAGCAGCACCTGCTGTGGCTGCTGCGCAAGCGTGAAGCGCAGGCTGAGCAAGAGCGCCATCAGCGTGCCATCGAACAGGCGCAGATCGACCTGGAAGCACAGACCGCGCAGTTGCGCCATATCGAGGCCGAACTCGAAACGATGCGCGTGGCGCATTACGCCTCGTCCGATGCGATGCACGCCGCGCAGGGCGCGCTCTACGAAGCCAACTCCGAAGTCAGCCGTCTGGAAGCCGAGATCCGCTACGTGGTGGAATCGCGCAATCGCATCCAGCAGCAGATCGCCACGCTGACCGCGCAGCAGGAACAGTGGCATACGCAGGGCGAGCAGGCGCAGGAAGACCTCGCCGCCGCCGAGGAAGAGCTGGCAATGGCCGAGGAGCGTGCTGCGCAGGCCGCCGAGGACGTCGCGCGCAAAGCCGACGAACTCCCCGCCATGGAAGCGCAGTGGCGCGATGCGCAGACCGCGCTGAACGATCAACGCGCCGCGATCCTGCAATCGGAACAGGCCCTCAAGCTCGAAGCCGCACACCAGCGCAATGCCGATCAGGCCCTGCTGCAGCTCGAACAGCGCCGCGAACGTCTGACGCAAGAGTCATCCGGCCTCGACAAGCCGGACGACGTGCAGCTGGAAACGCTGCGTGCCGAACTGGCTGAGCAGGAAGAGGTGCTGGCCGAAGCGCAAGCCGCGCTGGAAGACGCAGAGACACAAGTGCCGCAGCTCGACGAGGCACGCCGCGCCGCGCAGGACCGCGTGCAATCGGAAGCCGCCGCCATCGCTAGCCTGGAAGCGCGCCTCGCCGCGCTCAAGCAGCTGCAGGAGAACGTGCAGACCGACGGCAAGGTCCAGCCGTGGCTGGCCAAGCATGAGCTGAGCGAACTGCCGCGCTTCTGGAAGAAGCTCCAGATCGAGCAGGGCTGGGAGCCGGCACTCGAAGCGGTGCTGCGCGAAAAGCTTGGCGCGCTGGAAGTCTCCAACCTCGATTGGATCAAGGCGTTTGCGGCCGACGCGCCGCCCGCCAAGCTCGCCTTCTATGCGCCCCCGCCCGCAGCGCGTCCGGTCGAGGCGCCGGCGGGGTTGCGTCCGCTGATGTCGCTGGTGCAGGTGACGGAGCCCGGCATGCGCGCCGTGCTGCAAGACTGGCTGGCCGACGTCTATATCGCCGACGACATGCAGGCTGCGCTCGCCGCGCGGCAGACGTTGCCGGAAGGCGGCACGTTTGTGGTCCAGGCCGGGCACTTGATTGGCCGGTCGTCGGTGCAGTTGTACGCGCCCGATTCCGAGCAGGCCGGCATGCTGGCGCGCGCGCAGGAGATCGAGAACCTGCACAAACAGGTGCGTGCGCAGATGCTGTTGGCTGACGAAGCCAAGAGTGCCGCCGTGCGCGCCGAAGCGGCGTACAGCCAGGCCAGCCAGAACCTCACGCAGGTGCGGGCCCGCGCCGAACAGGCCACGCGCCGCGTGCACGTGCTGCAGATGGATGTGCTCAAGCTGTCGCAGGCGATGGATCGCTACAACGCACGCAGCGGCCAGATCGACAGCGAGTTGGACGAGATTCGCGCGCAGATCGAAGAGCAGCGTGCCATCCGTGCCGAATCCGAAGCGACGTTCGAACAGCACGACGCGGCGCTCGCCGACATGCAGGCGCGCTTTGAAGACAGCCAGCAGGCGTTCGAAGCGCTGGAAGTTCGCCTGAGCGATGCGCGCAACGCCTTGCGCGATCAGGAGCGCGGCGCACAGGAGGCGCACTTTGCCGAGCGCAATCTGCAGAACCGCATTGCCGAACTGAAGCGCAACATCCAGGTGGCGAGCGACCAGGCGCAGCAGATCGTGCTGACGCTGGAAAACGCGCGCGCCGAGCTGGAAACCATCAACGAGCAGACCGCGCATACCGGACTGCAGGAAGCACTGGAGCGCCGCGCCGAGAAGGAAGAAAAGCTCGGGCTGGCGCGCATGGAACTGGATGCGCTGACCGCGCAACTGCGCACGCACGACGAGCAACGCCTGACTGCAGAGCGCGCCCAGCAACCGCTGCGCGATCGCATTACCGAGCTGCAGTTGAAGGAACAGGCCGCGCGCCTGAACCAGGAGCAGTTCACCGAGCAGCTCACCGCTGCCAATGTGGACGAAGCAGCGTTAGCCGAACGTCTGACCGGCGATCTGAAACCGTCCTACTTGCAAGGCGAAGTCACGCGCATCAACAACGCCATCAACGCGCTCGGGCCGGTCAACATGGCCGCGCTCGACGAACTGGCGGCAGCGCGGGAGCGCAAGGGCTTCCTGGATGCACAATCGGCCGATTTGACCGACGCCATCACCACGCTGGAAGACGCCATCCGCAAGATCGACCAGGAAACGCGCGCGCTGTTGCAAGGCACGTTCGACCAGGTCAACTATCACTTTGGCGAGCTGTTCCCGACGCTGTTCGGCGGCGGCCAGGCCAAGCTGATGATGACCGGCGAAGAGATTCTCGATGCAGGCGTGCAGGTGATGGCGCAGCCGCCGGGCAAGAAGAACTCGACCATTCACCTGCTGTCGGGCGGCGAGAAAGCGCTGACCGCGATTGCGCTGGTGTTTGCGATGTTCCAGCTGAATCCGGCCCCGTTCTGCCTGCTCGACGAGGTGGATGCCCCGCTGGACGACGCCAACACCGAGCGCTACGCCAACATGGTCAAGCGCATGTCTGACAAGACCCAATTCGTTTTTATTTCTCACAACAAGATTGCGATGGAAATGGCGCAACAGCTCATCGGTGTGACCATGCAGGAACAAGGTGTGTCCCGGATCGTGGCGGTGGACATGGATGCCGCGCTGACCATGGCGGAGGCGGCGTAA
- a CDS encoding cell division protein ZipA C-terminal FtsZ-binding domain-containing protein — protein sequence MQDNNLVMALLGAGVVFVLVIVVYNQWQIRKARRPEVYNPAVDETPRGEGWTERAEPALGGERDETGRVEPRLEPGFSAKTHTPATGSAETEAGVIGAELTPSGDDAALEAAEAEAAAEPAPGSLEPANGVIDPLIDSIVPLHPEREVSGDRLLPALAKLRRAGTKQVHVEGLNPAANAWEAIRAGQRYLDVQVAVQLANRTGPLNALEFSEFINAIDPLSEAADAVPELPDMNETISNARELDAFAAECDVQLGVSVISDGAPWSAAYVQTVATQDGLVLSRDGTRFTRFHAGADGVQRALFTLQFGDTNFLRDDLTVKAGRQITLLLDVPVAEESSKPFKLVCEYAYTLSQRMGAQVVDDNLRPLTEQSFVAIQKHLRVLYDKLEARGIPAGSSTAVRLFSH from the coding sequence ATGCAGGACAACAACCTGGTGATGGCCCTGCTGGGCGCAGGCGTGGTGTTTGTGCTCGTGATTGTTGTCTACAACCAGTGGCAAATCCGCAAGGCGCGCCGGCCCGAGGTATATAACCCGGCCGTCGACGAGACGCCCCGCGGCGAAGGCTGGACCGAGCGCGCCGAACCCGCCCTGGGCGGAGAGCGCGACGAGACCGGCCGCGTCGAACCGCGTCTTGAGCCCGGTTTCTCGGCGAAGACGCACACGCCCGCCACGGGCAGCGCCGAAACCGAAGCCGGCGTGATCGGAGCCGAACTTACGCCGTCGGGCGACGATGCTGCGCTCGAGGCCGCCGAAGCGGAAGCGGCGGCCGAGCCCGCGCCGGGTTCGCTGGAGCCCGCCAATGGCGTGATCGATCCGCTGATCGATTCCATCGTGCCGCTGCATCCGGAACGCGAAGTGTCGGGCGACCGCCTGCTGCCGGCGCTCGCCAAGCTGCGCCGCGCAGGCACCAAGCAGGTCCACGTGGAAGGTTTGAACCCTGCCGCCAATGCGTGGGAAGCCATCCGCGCCGGTCAACGCTATCTTGACGTGCAAGTGGCCGTGCAACTGGCCAACCGCACGGGCCCGCTGAATGCGCTGGAGTTCTCGGAATTCATCAACGCGATCGATCCGCTGTCGGAAGCGGCCGATGCGGTGCCGGAACTGCCGGACATGAACGAGACGATTTCCAATGCGCGCGAACTCGACGCGTTTGCCGCCGAGTGCGACGTGCAACTGGGCGTGAGCGTGATCTCCGACGGCGCCCCATGGTCGGCAGCGTATGTGCAGACGGTGGCCACGCAAGACGGGCTGGTGCTCTCGCGCGACGGCACGCGTTTCACGCGCTTCCACGCCGGTGCCGATGGCGTGCAGCGCGCGCTGTTCACCCTCCAGTTTGGCGACACCAATTTCCTGCGCGATGACCTGACCGTCAAGGCCGGCCGACAGATCACGCTGTTGCTCGATGTGCCGGTGGCGGAAGAGTCGAGCAAGCCCTTCAAGCTGGTGTGCGAATACGCCTACACGCTGTCGCAGCGCATGGGTGCGCAGGTCGTGGATGACAACCTGCGTCCGCTGACAGAGCAGTCGTTCGTCGCCATCCAGAAGCATCTGCGGGTGCTGTACGACAAGCTTGAAGCGCGCGGCATCCCGGCCGGTTCGAGCACTGCGGTGCGCTTGTTCAGCCACTGA